Sequence from the Ziziphus jujuba cultivar Dongzao chromosome 9, ASM3175591v1 genome:
gaatgaaatttattattactaagaAACCATGATCGAATAGGCAGTCATATTCACTTTACAAAAATTGTTAGCTATGCTACGTTCAACACATACCCacattaaatttgatttttatttcctccattaataaaatatgtttattttatccctaataaaaataaaataaacttaaatatACTACATCTTtgatttctaaaaataaataaagagcaaCCTTCAAAGATAAACGAAAAAATACTAAGCAATCACCATAGCTACTTCCTCATTCTCTAACTATCTTCACGCTTCCTTAGCAAATATTCCATTAATGCTTCCTTTAACAATTTCCAAAAACAATCACCGTAGCCACTTCCTCAATTCTTTTTCCCAATCTTTTTGAATAAGCAACTTGTAGATCTGAAATTATCTCTATATCTTTTGctcttgtttatttaatttttatttttttcttttccacctAATTCTGTGATTAAAGTTATGTTATACATATAGAGGAACATGAAAGCTAGAGCTTTTGCCTAGCGGTATGAGGAGGCAACTCATATGTTCTAGTTTTCAAAACTCCTCCTCAATCCCAACTACAattgttgttcttttttttcttttcttttttcttccttgatGATTTAATTTTGAGATAACAAGAGTGGGTGTGTTTTCTGCCAAATTCTCATtgttgtaaaattaattttaattaatgatgAAAGCTTGCTTGAGATTCTATATATTAtggaaagagaaaatattttatttacattaggtatataggaaatatatattttactactATTAGAAAACTATTGTCTTTTAAAGTTGAGAGAATTTCGTAATTCACATAAAACTTTTCAACTATAACTTTTAATTTGTCTGCACGAAAATTGAAAAATCTGATAAAATATAAACAGCATACAAAGTGTAGTatgagaaaatttttatttttattttgtttaagtgTTTAAAGGTATTTCTAAACTGTTATTAATGGATATTTTTAGGGAGTaaaaatactattaaaattGTAATGTGAATAACAATTTTTGTAGTATAAAATAGAATCAcacttaatcaaataaaaaaaataaaaaaactcattttacaattttttttcacttatgaatatatataaataaaagcatttatataatttcacttatttaaatgaaatttattattaccaaGTTACCATTATCCAATAAGAAAAccctaatttttcaaaatttttttttttcacttatgaattatatataaataaaagcacGCGTAAAATATTTCACAACAAATATAGTTtacatataaaagaaataatagtattaatattatatattatttttataatttagtttacatatatatatatatagagagagagagagagagagaagaaataatagtattataatatattatataatagtattagtattatatattatttttattacattttgcgATGTTTTTTcttagaaataattaatttagcaATTATATTTTAGGAAGCCATATAAGGAAATTagcactaataaaaaaattagttataaaATTACACTAATTATTGAATAATGGATTGTTTCCAAATTAATAATGATGACATAACATGATTCTTAcaattgaatttaaaatgagGGCATGACAAAATTTGGTTAACCCATATCCAATTCATCAAGGAAGATTCTTATTCTTTAACAAGAGCTTCTCAATGCTACTCCATTTTTTTAAGTTCCGAAGAATTCTTAATGAAAACTTAGGAGCTtggtcatattttttattttttgtttttgaaatattattttcaaaatagagaatagaaaattattttctgcTGTTTAATGAGAACAATGAGTGTTTGGTCATTAATACttgaaaacaatttaaaaaaaaaaaacaaaaaatatatttgactaaataatttttaaattttttttaaaaaagctttcatttttttcttttttcttttttttctacataaaatgaactttttttttttatatacatacaaggaaccttatatatatatatatattaattcattcacatcttaatgaattatatatataaaatatacatcaaaatataatataatatttattttctgttgaatttttttttaattattattaattgattaacattatagataatatttatagctatatatttttttgaaaatatttcatcTAAATTACAGGTttgcattaatttcaatttagcctctcaaattttgaaaattactttTAAGACTATTATAATTTATGGGGGATGAGgggtataaatgaaataatcgaaaataaaaataaaaactgtttgaaacttgaaaagaggtaatgacatttttaaaattttagggattaaattgaaattaatgcaaATCTAAAGagatctatataaaaaaaaaaattctattttttttgttgattgtaTGTATTTCATCAGTATTTTTGTTGATGAGATAGAATTGCTAAATAATGCAGTGTATTTCTTCAAATAGCTTGTTGATGAGATAGAAttgctaaataataataataataataataataataatagtatattgtATATCCTCAAATGATAGTACATATGCCCATACATAATTTTGCCATATTTCTTCTGCATCATTCATAGTATTAGTTTGGCTCATTATTATCAATTCATtcacattataatatatttatatacatatatcatttttttattatatgtatttaatttttcattgatttatattagcataataataaaactactaGCTTTTATATGTTACAAACATAGTCAAGCCATATGTTTAAATCTTCTTGATACTGTTGCAGaggaaaagttaaaataaaaccaataaaaaagaaaaaaaataaatacaatgggagataagggaaaataaaaaatgaaaataagaggggaaaaaaaaaaaagagaacaactTATAGAAAGacagaaaaacaataaaaattaaaaaattaaaacaaaaaatatttgatagaaatggaaaataaaaaaaaataatggaataaataaaaaatggtaaattaggaaaaaaaaataaaatagagggaacagagaaagagagagagaatatttgataagaaaaaaatagaaaataaagaaaaataacaaaataacaaaataaataattgatatatgaaatatttattaaaaaaactgataaaaaaataaaaaacaaaaaactaatagATATATaacgaaagaaagaaaaataaaaaataattaatataatttataaaggatagaaaaaaaagttattttattgaaaaaaattaaaaaacaaaagaaaaataaaataaaataattaaaaaattttaattggatatatttattaaaatataaatttttttttctttacaattttctatttctaagatattttaaaaaattaaaataatattttttctctccacctttctatttataaatttaaaaaataaattaaaataatatatattttattatttttaaaatagaaaaaatattattttattctattttattttttatttattttttaaaattattttttaaaaattactggtcaaacaagtaattttttattttaaaaacaattttaatttataaacgGATGATGAAACAGattctttattttctcttttgttttttttttttgttttaaccaCATTATGGATAATctttttctaaagaaaaaatattatttttaatccaCTTTATAGTAAGACAGGTTACCTTTACATGTGTGGCGCCACCGATTATGCCCCTGAACAATAGTAACGAAGTAGATAGTTTGGTCTGTTTTTCGCATCCCTATTACTCCAAAATTTGAGATACGAGAGTTCAAATATTGGCCCGCTCATGCTTGTGTTGTACCAGTCCACTTGTCTTAACCCATTACTGCCTATCTGTTTTATATTCGTGCcaacataatatttatttattaaaaaaattaataatattataaaaagtatatataacaaatagCTAAATTTacaacaataaatttattttattatcttaataggcaattaatatatacataaaaaaaaaaaaaaaaaaaactacataaacaattaattaattatttaactttaaagtaaaaaaaaaaaatctaaataaacaaaaatacggtaatgaacaattaaaaagtttaatttttatgatcATCGTGCCAAACATTATGTAGTAATCATGAGATAAATCATAACCTTTGGAAGAAAATCAGTTAACTAATTTGTTCCCTGCAACATCAACCACCATGTCTAAAACAACCATTCTGCTGCAACCAGTAAGTCGGTTGTGATCATCATCTACAACTTAGAAACAGCTTCACCGGCTATAACATCAACATTCTCCTATCAGGTGATCATCACCTACGACTTAGAAACAGCATCACCAGTTATGACATCAACATTCTCCTATCAGGCCCATTCACTCTTTTCTCGAGCATAGCTATAAAACCCGGTAAATATTTGAGAGAGGACACGATACTTTTTAGCAATAATGAGCTATATCATAATCTGGAGGATATGATACTTCTTTGTAATAATGAGCTAAATCATATCTTACCATCAAGAAAATCAGTAGATTAATTTGTTCACTGCAATCAGCACACTGCTTAATCAACCATACCATTACTTCTAAGACCACCATACTGCCGCAACCAGCAAATCATTTGTGATCATCATCATTTTGTGATCATCATCTACGACATAGTAACAGCATCACCAGCGACAACATCAACATTCTCCTATCAGGCTCATTCACTCTTCTCGAGCATAactataaaattcaataaatattttagggAGAATCAGGATTCCCATCAACTAAATCAGAGAAATGAGTTAGATCACACTCACAAGTGTGGGTATGACAGCATGGAAATGAAcacaaaaagagaagaaagaaaaaaaacattcaatgaaaaaaataataataataataataaaagaaaaaaaaaagaaaaaaagataacaaCCAacacattttgaaattttaaaaaactcttTATAGATACCCTAAATATCACTACAAAGTCCATAAAAATGCTAAACTGGCCCGCTTAAAACAATGAAAAGTTCAGTATGTAAACAGTAACACACGAGAGAAATCCAATCCTACCAAAACTACCACTTAAATTCCGATAATCAAGGTCCTGAACATTAACAAAACAGTCAGATCAGACCACTCGAGATGTCTTTGTAGATCTCCTTACACGCCCATTACATCATTCCTGCAAAATACAATTTAGGAAATAGCCAATTAAGTACTCAATCCTATTTATCGATATTCTACTGAGAACAAATACAAATAGGCCCTATGATAACTCACCTCAATATCTGAATATCTTGGAGATGGGCTCCGAGAATCAGCAGAACGACGCCGTGGTGGTGAAGGACTACGAGAAAGGGACCGTCCATCACGACTGCGCCGATCAGGACTTTCACCCCTAGGTGATGGAGTTCTGCGTGGCAGAGGACTCTTGTCAGGACTTAGACTATGCCGAGCAGGTGACGCACTATGGGATACAAAGTTGCACAAGAAAATTTAAGACAAGTGAAAAGCAGATAGGATGTGATGACACATTAATTAGCCCAATCAAATAGTATTATAGTTGCTTACCTATCCATAGATCGACTCCAACTGCGGCTTCGGCTTCTGCTTCGACTACGCCGTTCATCATAATAGCGGCCTTTTCCCTTGCTCCTGTAATAATCTGGACTAGCACTGGGACTCCTGCTCCGGTGCCGATAATCTCTGTCCCTTCCACGATATCGGCTGCGTTCATACCTGTCCCAACTTCTACTTCGACTTCTTCTCCTGTAGTCTCGATCTCTGTAATCATCCCTGTACCTAACAGATGTATAAAGTACAGATAGCTTGAGGATCAGAAAGTCATATGAGCTCAGAAAGAAAATTAACTACAACTGATAAAGTCACGTTAAAGAAATTCACATTGAGAACCCACATCATCACATGTCAGGATATGAACTTGCAATAAAAATATCCGCAATCCCCAATAATAACCAAGCATAAGGGATTTACCTTCTTCGAGGACTACGGCTTCTTGATCTATACTTTGATTTTGGGAAAACTTCAGTGATCCTTCCCTTATGACTGAAATCAGAATGAAAAACAAGTAACTTTACAATCAACAATCCAGAAAccaaaatttatacaaaaatgtcaaattttccattgaaagAAAAGACTTCATGATCATGG
This genomic interval carries:
- the LOC107421538 gene encoding serine/arginine-rich splicing factor SC35; translated protein: MSHFGRSGPPDIADTYSLLVLNITFRTTADDLFPLFDKYGKVVDIFIPRDRRTGESRGFAFVRYKYADEAQKAVERLDGRVVDGREITVQFAKYGPNAERIHKGRITEVFPKSKYRSRSRSPRRRYRDDYRDRDYRRRSRSRSWDRYERSRYRGRDRDYRHRSRSPSASPDYYRSKGKGRYYDERRSRSRSRSRSWSRSMDSASPARHSLSPDKSPLPRRTPSPRGESPDRRSRDGRSLSRSPSPPRRRSADSRSPSPRYSDIEE